A genomic stretch from Capricornis sumatraensis isolate serow.1 chromosome 4, serow.2, whole genome shotgun sequence includes:
- the LOC138079312 gene encoding glycosylation-dependent cell adhesion molecule 1, whose amino-acid sequence MKFLCILLLASLAATSLAILNEPEDETHLEAQPTDASAQFIISNLQISTEDLSKEPSISREDLISKEPNVIRSPRQPQNQNPKLPLSILKEKHLRNASLGSEETTEHAPSDASTTEGKLMELGHKIMRNLENTVKETIKYLKSLFPPASEVVKP is encoded by the exons ATGAAATTCCTCTGCATCTTGCTTCTGGCCAGCTTGGCCGCCACCTCTCTCGCCATCCTTAATG agccAGAAGATGAAACCCACCTGGAAGCTCAGCCCACTGATGCCT CTGCTCAGTTCATCATCAGCAACCTCCAGATCTCCACTGAGGACCTTTCTAAGGAGCCTTCCATCTCCAGAGAAGATTTGATTTCCAAAGAGCCAAATGTGATCAGATCTCCCAGGCAACCACAGAATCAGAATCCCAAGCTGCCTCTGTCCATACTCAAGGAAAAACATCTCAGAAATGCTTCCCTTGGATCAGAAGAGACTACAGAGCACGCTCCCAGTGATG CATCCACCACGGAAGGAAAACTGATGGAGCTCGGTCATAAAATCATGAGGAATCTGGAAAACACagtaaaagaaaccataaaatatctgaaaagccTATTCCCTCCTGCCTCTGAAGTCGTGAAGCCGTAG